GTTTCGGCCTCCAGGTCCGCCAGGGCGAACGCCGTCGAGTCCCCAAATACCGCGGCGTCGGCCGCGCGCTGCTTCGCGTCGTTCTGCAGCTTGAGCTCGTGGAGCGCCAGCGCCACGAGGCTCCCCTCGGCCCCCACGACCAGCACGGCTTTGAGCGGCTGATGATTGTACATCTGTCCCCAGCCCGGGACGATGGCCGATCGCGCCATCACCTTCCATGGCGCGGTCTTCGGCTTGGACGCCGCCGCGGCCGAGTCGGCTTTGGACATGGTCCGGACGGGCAGGCTCGCCGCATGGCCCGGGACGTCCGCGCCACGGGCAAGTCTGGGCGAGACGAG
The window above is part of the Candidatus Binatia bacterium genome. Proteins encoded here:
- a CDS encoding DUF5683 domain-containing protein; translation: MKIAIALLLAGGIGLVSPRLARGADVPGHAASLPVRTMSKADSAAAASKPKTAPWKVMARSAIVPGWGQMYNHQPLKAVLVVGAEGSLVALALHELKLQNDAKQRAADAAVFGDSTAFALADLEAETHRNRKISWIWWTLAAHLISMADAYVDAHLSTFDSDFGKQESLLPPRPGDRPVIALAYRVRF